The nucleotide sequence GCGCGGCCGTTCTTCGGCATCTGCGTCGGCATGCAGCTGATGGCGACGCAGGGCAAGGAATACGTCACCACGCCGGGCCTCGACTGGATCGCGGGCGATGTCGTGAAGATTTCGCCGCGTGAGGAAAACCTGAAAATCCCGCACATGGGCTGGAACACGCTCGACCTGGTGCGCGAGCATCCGGTGCTGGAACGGCTGCCGCTCGGCGACAAGGGCCGCCACGCTTATTTCGTGCACTCCTATCACCTGAACGCGGTGAATGAGGCCGATGTCGTCGCTCGCGCCGACTACGGTGGGCCGGTAACGGCCATCGTGGCCAAGGACACCGCGATCGGCACGCAGTTTCACCCCGAAAAGAGCCAGCGTTTCGGTCTCGCCCTGATCTCGAATTTTCTGAAGTGGAAGCCGTGATTCTCTTTCCCGCTATCGATCTCAAGAACGGCCAGTGCGTGCGCCTCGAGCAGGGCGACATGGCGCGCGCGACTGTGTTCAATCTCGATCCGGCCGCGCAGGCGAAAACCTTCGAGACTCAAGGCTTCGAATATCTTCACGTGGTCGATCTCGACGGCGCGTTCGCCGGCAAGCCCGTGAATGCGCAAGCGGTCGAGGCGATGCTTAAGGTCGTGACATTTCCGGTGCAGCTCGGCGGCGGTATCCGCGATCTTGCGACGATTGAGGCATGGCTGTCCAAGGGCATCCGTCGCGTTATCATCGGC is from Afipia massiliensis and encodes:
- the hisH gene encoding imidazole glycerol phosphate synthase subunit HisH, with the translated sequence MSVAIIDYGSGNLHSAAKAFERAARSMEQPLKIVVTRDPETVFRADRIVLPGVGAFADCRKGLDGLNGMVDAMTEAVRDKARPFFGICVGMQLMATQGKEYVTTPGLDWIAGDVVKISPREENLKIPHMGWNTLDLVREHPVLERLPLGDKGRHAYFVHSYHLNAVNEADVVARADYGGPVTAIVAKDTAIGTQFHPEKSQRFGLALISNFLKWKP